In Vigna unguiculata cultivar IT97K-499-35 chromosome 3, ASM411807v1, whole genome shotgun sequence, a single genomic region encodes these proteins:
- the LOC114177063 gene encoding F-box/kelch-repeat protein At3g23880-like, protein MTWSLRKSTEEGKGLGSVLEKEQLCPVLLSSLYIESYAACRTMKESKMKRTNRRGVRRRRTTVLPWALIIQILLRLPVKSLVRFKSVCRSWFSLISDPNFAISHFELAAASTERLLLLESIVPEARSIDFNAPLHDDSASATLNLNSLQPEFYWDQILGSCRGFVLLDCGQSLCLWNPSTGIHKQVCHSPIAWNMDVMFCTFLYGFGYDPSTDDYLVVQASYDVNSEAVTTRVEFFSVRANAWKEIEGIHLSYMNCCDDPRTGSLLNGAIHWLAYSNDASRNVIVVFDLTERSFSEILLPEDLACQFDFCELRVLGDFLCVHVMGYHECPLQIWVMKEYKIHSSWTRSVDVPVDEIPTKCFSLICATKNGDIVGRTDGDSGLVKCNNEGEFLEHRSYYDGRRGSQMIVYTESLLSLPYDSDQAEED, encoded by the coding sequence ATGACCTGGTCATTGAGGAAAAGTACTGAAGAAGGAAAAGGCTTGGGAAGTGTACTAGAGAAGGAACAGCTATGTCCTGTTCTTCTATCTTCTCTATATATCGAGTCATATGCTGCATGCAGAACAATGAAGGAAAGTAAAATGAAGAGAACCAATAGAAGAGGAGTAAGGAGAAGGAGGACCACTGTTCTGCCGTGGGCTTTGATTATTCAGATATTGTTGAGGTTGCCGGTCAAGTCTCTGGTTCGTTTCAAAAGTGTCTGTAGATCATGGTTTTCTTTAATCTCTGATCCCAACTTTGCAATTTCACATTTTGAACTTGCTGCAGCAAGCACGGAGAGACTTTTGTTATTGGAATCTATTGTCCCTGAAGCCCGATCCATAGACTTCAATGCACCCCTCCACGATGATTCTGCTTCCGCTACATTAAACCTCAACTCTCTGCAGCCAGAATTCTACTGGGATCAAATCCTAGGTTCTTGTAGGGGGTTTGTGCTTTTGGACTGTGGCCAAAGTCTCTGTTTGTGGAATCCTTCAACAGGTATCCACAAACAAGTGTGTCATTCACCTATTGCATGGAATATGGATGTCATGTTTTGCACGTTTCTTTATGGTTTTGGGTACGACCCTTCAACGGATGATTACTTGGTGGTTCAAGCCTCCTACGATGTGAACTCAGAAGCTGTAACAACGCGAGTGGAGTTTTTCTCTGTCAGAGCTAATGCGTGGAAAGAAATTGAGGGCATTCATCTGTCTTACATGAATTGCTGTGATGATCCCAGAACGGGGTCGCTCTTGAACGGTGCTATTCATTGGTTGGCTTATAGTAACGATGCATCAAGGaatgttattgttgtttttgatTTAACAGAAAGGAGTTTCTCAGAGATACTTCTGCCTGAGGATCTGGCGTGCCAGTTTGATTTTTGCGAGTTGAGAGTACTTGGAGATTTTCTTTGTGTACACGTTATGGGGTATCATGAATGTCCACTACAAATATGGGTGATGAAAGAGTACAAAATACACTCATCTTGGACTAGGAGTGTTGATGTGCCTGTTGATGAGATTCCTACTAAATGTTTCTCACTGATTTGCGCTACAAAAAATGGTGATATTGTAGGAAGAACAGATGGCGATAGTGGATTGGTAAAATGTAACAACGAAGGAGAGTTTCTAGAGCATCGATCCTATTACGATGGTCGAAGAGGATCCCAAATGATTGTGTATACTGAGTCTCTACTTTCACTCCCTTATGATAGTGATCAAGCTGAAGAAGACTAA
- the LOC114177064 gene encoding endo-1,3;1,4-beta-D-glucanase-like: MVRGDCFSNHPILNGTSGVGNVTNIGGVNCYVTGCSLSAIAILLISDVYGYKAPLLRKIGDKVGDSGYYVVVPDLLNDDPLDPKNLKRPNNVWLKDHEPGKGVEIAKPIIKALKSKNVSAIGAAAFCWGAKTVTGLATANLTQASVLLHPSYITVDDVRGIKTPIAILGAEHDSLSPPKLVKEFKQVLDAKPEVISYVKIFMNASHGWALRYDPKDPTAVKGAEAAHKIMIDWFDKHLKK, from the exons atggtAAGAGGTGATTGTTTTTCAAACCATCCAATCCTTAACGGAACCAGCGGTGTTGGCAATGTTACCAATATCGGAGGTGTTAATTGCTATGTCACTGGTTGCAGTCTCTCCGCCATCGCCATACTTCTTATTTCTGATGTTTATG GATATAAAGCACCACTTTTAAG GAAAATTGGTGACAAGGTTGGAGATTCTGGGTATTATGTTGTGGTTCCTGACTTGTTAAATGACGACCCTCTTGATCCTAAGAATTTGAAAAGGCCAAATAATGTTTGGTTAAAAGACCATGAACCG GGAAAGGGTGTTGAAATTGCAAAACCTATTATTAAAgccttaaaaagtaaaaatgtttCTGCTATCGGAGCTGCTGCTTTCTGTTGGGGTG CTAAGACAGTTACTGGTCTTGCAACAGCCAACCTTACCCAAGCTTCTGTGCTATTACATCCATCATATATCACTGTGGATGACGTCCGTG GCATTAAAACTCCCATTGCTATACTTGGAGCTGAACATGATTCACTCTCTCCTCCAAAGCTTGTAAAAGAGTTTAAACAAGTCCTAGATGCTAAACCAGAG GTTATTagttatgtaaaaatatttatgaacgCCTCACATGGTTGGGCTCTGAGGTATGACCCTAAAGATCCAACAGCTGTGAAAGGGGCAGAGGCGGCACACAAAATCATGATAGATTGGTTTGATAAGCATCTAAAGAAGTGA
- the LOC114179700 gene encoding endo-1,3;1,4-beta-D-glucanase-like, which produces MLGSEAHSYSPVLNASSGAGYVTPIGGLNCYVTGSNFTLCTILLVADIFGINATNFRNLADKVAARGYYVVAPDLFNGNPFDPDDVNRPLSVWLQDHPPENASADVKPVLQELRSKGYSRPGVAGFCWGGKAMSDLGKTNYVKAASQSHPSFLEADDVRGIKVPFQILGGQNDTMTPPSRIREAEQVLRNAKPKVPYQVKIFPNVEHGWTLLYDPNDPVAVKAADKAHRTMIAWFDKYVRN; this is translated from the exons atgttagGAAGTGAAGCGCATTCATACTCTCCAGTTCTGAATGCATCAAGTGGTGCTGGCTATGTCACCCCTATTGGTGGACTCAACTGCTATGTCACTGGTTCCAATTTCACCTTGTGCACCATTCTTCTTGTTGCCGATATTTTTG GAATCAATGCAACAAATTTCAG GAATCTTGCAGACAAGGTTGCTGCAAGAGGATATTACGTtgtagctcctgatttatttaATGGCAACCCTTTTGATCCTGATGATGTCAACAGACCCTTATCTGTTTGGTTACAAGATCATCCACCG GAGAATGCTTCTGCAGATGTAAAACCTGTTCTTCAAGAGTTAAGAAGTAAAGGTTATTCTCGGCCAGGAGTGGCTGGTTTTTGCTGGGGCG GTAAGGCCATGTCCGACCTTGGGAAAACCAACTATGTGAAAGCTGCTTCGCAATCACATCCATCATTTCTCGAAGCGGATGACGTCAGAG GTATAAAGGTTCCTTTTCAAATTCTTGGTGGTCAAAATGATACAATGACTCCTCCATCCAGAATAAGAGAAGCTGAGCAAGTCCTACGAAATGCTAAACCTAAG GTTCCTTATCAGGTAAAAATATTTCCTAATGTGGAACATGGTTGGACTCTGTTATATGATCCTAATGATCCAGTGGCTGTGAAGGCTGCAGACAAGGCTCATCGAACGATGATAGCTTGGTTTGATAAATATGTTCGGAACTGA
- the LOC114175557 gene encoding endo-1,3;1,4-beta-D-glucanase-like, translated as MSGPQCCSNPPLLNPNAGAGHVEKLAGLDSYVAGSPNSNLTVLLISDIYGYEAPKLRNIADKVAAAGYYVVVPDFFFGDPFNPENADRPVPVWIKDHGTDKGFEAAKSIVEALKSKGVSAIGAAGFCWGAKVVVELAKSTLIQAAVLLHPSFVSVDDFKGVDIPTAILGAEIDKMSPPELVKQFEQVLTAKPGVDSFVKIFPKVSHGWTVRYKNEDEIAVKAAEEAHQDLLNWFAKHLK; from the exons ATGTCAGGACCTCAATGCTGCTCAAACCCACCACTTCTGAACCCTAATGCAGGAGCTGGTCACGTTGAAAAACTCGCTGGTCTCGATTCATATGTTGCTGGCTCCCCCAATTCCAATCTCACCGTTCTTCTTATCTCCGACATTTATG GGTATGAAGCACCGAAGTTAAG GAACATTGCAGACAAGGTTGCAGCTGCTGGGTATTATGTGGTTGTTCCTGATTTCTTCTTTGGTGATCCCTTTAATCCTGAGAATGCTGACCGGCCGGTTCCTGTCTGGATAAAAGATCATGGCACG GACAAAGGATTTGAAGCTGCAAAATCCATAGTTGAAGCTTTGAAAAGTAAAGGTGTTTCGGCTATTGGGGCTGCTGGCTTTTGTTGGGGGG CTAAAGTCGTGGTTGAACTTGCAAAATCCACACTAATTCAAGCGGCTGTGCTTTTACATCCATCATTTGTCTCTGTGGATGACTTCAAGG GTGTTGATATTCCAACTGCTATACTTGGAGCTGAGATTGACAAAATGTCTCCTCCAGAGCTTGTGAAACAGTTTGAACAAGTCCTAACTGCTAAACCCGGG GTTGAttcttttgttaaaatatttccTAAAGTCTCTCATGGTTGGACTGTGAGGTACAAAAACGAAGATGAAATAGCTGTGAAGGCTGCAGAAGAAGCCCATCAGGACTTGCTGAACTGGTTTGCTAAACATCTTAAGTGA
- the LOC114176815 gene encoding endo-1,3;1,4-beta-D-glucanase-like isoform X1 encodes MSGPECCSNPPILSPTAGNGTVEKLGALDCYLTASPHSNFAVLMLSDIFGYQAPLLRKLADKVAAAGYYVVVPDLLEGDPFKPHDSLNDLPVWLKDHGPVEKGAEGSKPVIEALKSKGFSAIAGVGFCWGAKVAVELAKSRLIQTAVLLHPAFLSVDDFKDVDTPIAILGAESDKYCPPELVKQFEELLAAKPGVSSFVKIYGEVEHGWAVRYDTEDAEAVKAAEEAHKDLLDWLAKHLK; translated from the exons atgtCAGGGCCTGAATGCTGTTCAAACCCACCAATCCTTAGCCCAACTGCAGGAAATGGAACTGTGGAGAAACTGGGTGCTCTTGACTGCTATCTCACTGCCTCTCCTCACTCTAACTTCGCCGTTCTTATGCTCTCCGATATTTTCG GATATCAAGCGCCACTTTTAAG GAAACTTGCTGACAAAGTTGCAGCTGCTGGGTATTATGTGGTTGTTCCTGACCTCTTGGAGGGTGACCCCTTTAAGCCTCATGATTCTCTCAATGACTTACCTGTTTGGTTAAAAGATCATGGACCCGTG GAGAAAGGTGCTGAAGGTTCAAAACCCGTAATTGAAGCCTTAAAAAGTAAAGGCTTTTCTGCAATCGCTGGTGTTGGTTTTTGTTGGGGTG CTAAGGTCGCGGTTGAACTTGCCAAATCCAGACTGATCCAAACAGCAGTGCTGTTGCATCCAGCATTTCTCTCTGTGGATGACTTCAAAG ATGTTGATACTCCAATTGCTATACTTGGAGCCGAGAGTGACAAATATTGTCCTCCAGAGCTTGTGAAACAATTTGAAGAACTCCTAGCTGCTAAACCTGGG GTATCgagttttgttaaaatatatggAGAAGTAGAACACGGTTGGGCTGTGAGATACGACACAGAAGATGCAGAAGCTGTGAAAGCCGCAGAGGAGGCCCACAAGGACTTGCTGGATTGGCTTGCTAAACATCTTAAGTGA
- the LOC114176815 gene encoding endo-1,3;1,4-beta-D-glucanase-like isoform X2 — MSGPECCSNPPILSPTAGNGTVEKLGALDCYLTASPHSNFAVLMLSDIFGYQAPLLRKLADKVAAAGYYVVVPDLLEGDPFKPHDSLNDLPVWLKDHGPVEKGAEGSKPVIEALKSKGFSAIAGVGFCWGAKVAVELAKSRLIQTAVLLHPAFLSVDDFKDVDTPIAILGAESDKYCPPELVKQFEELLAAKPGIVFVLTGIEFC; from the exons atgtCAGGGCCTGAATGCTGTTCAAACCCACCAATCCTTAGCCCAACTGCAGGAAATGGAACTGTGGAGAAACTGGGTGCTCTTGACTGCTATCTCACTGCCTCTCCTCACTCTAACTTCGCCGTTCTTATGCTCTCCGATATTTTCG GATATCAAGCGCCACTTTTAAG GAAACTTGCTGACAAAGTTGCAGCTGCTGGGTATTATGTGGTTGTTCCTGACCTCTTGGAGGGTGACCCCTTTAAGCCTCATGATTCTCTCAATGACTTACCTGTTTGGTTAAAAGATCATGGACCCGTG GAGAAAGGTGCTGAAGGTTCAAAACCCGTAATTGAAGCCTTAAAAAGTAAAGGCTTTTCTGCAATCGCTGGTGTTGGTTTTTGTTGGGGTG CTAAGGTCGCGGTTGAACTTGCCAAATCCAGACTGATCCAAACAGCAGTGCTGTTGCATCCAGCATTTCTCTCTGTGGATGACTTCAAAG ATGTTGATACTCCAATTGCTATACTTGGAGCCGAGAGTGACAAATATTGTCCTCCAGAGCTTGTGAAACAATTTGAAGAACTCCTAGCTGCTAAACCTGGG ATTGTTTTTGTGTTGACAGGTATCgagttttgttaa
- the LOC114175832 gene encoding ribonucleoside-diphosphate reductase small chain A, which produces MGSLENGTYKPREEQEQEQEKEQEPILVEKSQRFCMFPIRYKQIWEMYKKAEASFWTAEEVDLSHDVQHWETLSVSEKHFITHVLAFFAASDGIVLENLAARFLSDVQIPEARAFYGFQIAMENIHSEMYSLLLETYIKDSREKYRLFNAIENLPCVARKAEWALSWIHSSTSFAERLVAFACVEGIFFSGSFCSIFWLKKRGLMPGLTFSNELISRDEGLHCDFACLLYSLLRKPLSSDRVHKLVNEAVEIETGFVCEALPCALIGMNSTLMSQYIKFVADRLLVALGYQRKYNVENPFDWMEFISLQGKANFFERRVGDYQKASVMSNLQDAGKNFVFKLDEDF; this is translated from the exons ATGGGTTCTTTGGAGAATGGAACATACAAACCAAGAGAGGAACAAGAACAGGAACAGGAAAAAGAACAAGAACCAATACTAGTGGAGAAAAGCCAGAGGTTTTGCATGTTCCCCATTCGCTACAAGCAAATTTGGGAGATGTACAAGAAGGCTGAAGCAAGCTTTTGGACTG CTGAAGAGGTTGATCTCTCCCATGATGTACAACATTGGGAGACTTTGTCTGTCTCTGAGAAGCACTTCATAACACATGTCCTGGCTTTTTTTGCTGCTTCTGATGGAATTGTCTTGGAGAATTTGGCTGCAAGGTTTTTGAGCGATGTTCAAATCCCGGAG GCTCGGGCATTTTATGGGTTTCAGATAGCAATGGAGAATATTCATTCTG AAATGTACAGCTTGCTGCTAGAGACATATATTAAAGATTCAAGAGAGAAATATAGATTATTCAATGCAATTGAAAATTTGCCTTGTGTTGCAAGGAAGGCTGAATGGGCATTGAGTTGGATTCACAG TTCCACTTCATTTGCAGAGAGACTTGTTGCTTTTGCATGTGTTGAAGGGATATTTTTCTCAGGAAG CTTCTGCTCCATATTCTGGCTTAAAAAGAGAGGACTGATGCCAGGTTTGACATTCTCAAATGAGCTAATCTCTAGAGATGAGGGCCTTCACTGTGACTTTGCTTGTCTTTTGTACAG TTTGTTACGGAAGCCTCTAAGTTCTGATCGAGTTCATAAGCTTGTAAACGAAGCTGTTGAAATTGAAACTGGTTTTGTCTGTGAGGCCCTGCCTTGTGCATTGATTGGCATGAACTCAACACTGATGAGCCAGTACATAAAATTTGTAGCTGACAGGCTATTG GTTGCTTTGGGGTACCAAAGAAAGTATAATGTGGAAAATCCCTTTGATTGGATGGAGTTTATCTCTTTGCA AGGGAAGGCTAACTTTTTCGAGAGAAGGGTGGGTGATTATCAAAAAGCTTCTGTGATGTCAAACCTCCAAGATGCGGGGAAAAACTTTGTTTTCAAGCTTGATGAGGACTTCTAG